Proteins from a single region of Caloramator sp. E03:
- the clpP gene encoding ATP-dependent Clp endopeptidase proteolytic subunit ClpP has translation MSLVPIVIEQTNRGERSYDIYSRLLKDRIVFLGDEVNDVTASLVVAQLLFLEAEDPDKDISLYINSPGGSITAGMAIYDTMQYIKCDVSTICIGMAASMGAFLLAAGTKGKRFALPNSEIMIHQPLGGARGQATDVAIHAEHLIRIKKRLNQILSERTGQPIERIERDTERDNFMTAEEAKAYGLIDEIIVNKKSK, from the coding sequence ATGAGTTTAGTGCCGATAGTTATTGAGCAGACTAATAGAGGAGAACGTTCTTATGACATTTATTCAAGACTTTTAAAGGACAGGATAGTTTTCCTTGGGGACGAAGTAAATGATGTTACTGCAAGTCTTGTTGTAGCTCAGCTTTTGTTCCTTGAAGCTGAAGATCCTGATAAGGATATATCTTTATATATAAATAGTCCTGGAGGTTCTATAACTGCAGGGATGGCTATATATGATACAATGCAGTATATAAAATGTGATGTTTCTACTATATGTATAGGTATGGCTGCATCTATGGGTGCTTTCCTCCTTGCAGCAGGTACAAAAGGAAAAAGGTTTGCATTGCCTAATAGTGAGATAATGATACACCAGCCTTTAGGTGGTGCAAGGGGTCAGGCAACGGATGTTGCTATTCATGCAGAGCACTTAATTAGAATAAAAAAGAGATTAAATCAGATATTAAGCGAGAGAACAGGTCAGCCTATTGAAAGAATTGAAAGAGATACAGAAAGGGATAATTTTATGACTGCGGAAGAAGCAAAGGCTTATGGCTTAATAGATGAGATAATTGTAAACAAGAAGAGTAAGTAG
- the tig gene encoding trigger factor: MNTKVEKVENNKVKLEITVSAQDFQEALKKSYNKNVGKFNIPGFRKGKAPMAIIEKYYGIGVFYEDAVQFVCDDTYPKAIEENNLDPVDYPEIDIVQIDKNKDFIYTATVTVKPEVKLGEYKGVEVEKVEYKVSDEDVDTELNLMRDKNARILTKEGKIENGDIAVIDFEGFIDGVPFEGGKADNYQLTIGSGTFIPGFEDQLVGVAAGNTVDVNVTFPEDYHEESLKGKPALFKVTVKEVKYKELPELDDEFAKDVSEFDTLDELKQDIRKKLEEENALKAKKEYEDKVINKVVEAAEVDIPDVMIEKEIDFMINDFSYRLKYQGLDIKKYAELIGTTVEGLREQFKEPAKQRVKNKLVLEAIAKAENIKASEDEIEKRAEEIAKYYGSKDLEKMKEAILMTEKNIIEDEIVNNKVIDFVVESSKAI; the protein is encoded by the coding sequence ATGAATACAAAGGTAGAAAAAGTAGAAAATAATAAAGTTAAATTAGAAATAACAGTTTCAGCTCAAGACTTTCAAGAAGCTCTAAAAAAATCATACAATAAAAATGTAGGAAAATTTAATATTCCTGGATTTAGAAAAGGCAAGGCTCCTATGGCAATCATAGAAAAATATTATGGTATTGGAGTTTTCTATGAAGATGCTGTACAGTTTGTGTGTGATGACACATATCCAAAGGCCATTGAAGAAAATAATTTAGACCCTGTTGATTATCCAGAAATTGACATTGTGCAAATAGATAAGAATAAGGACTTTATATATACTGCTACTGTTACAGTAAAGCCTGAAGTAAAGCTTGGAGAGTATAAAGGTGTTGAAGTTGAGAAGGTAGAATATAAAGTTAGTGATGAAGATGTTGATACTGAACTTAACCTAATGAGGGATAAGAATGCAAGGATATTAACAAAGGAAGGCAAAATTGAAAATGGCGATATTGCAGTAATAGACTTTGAAGGTTTCATAGATGGAGTTCCCTTTGAAGGTGGAAAGGCAGATAATTATCAGTTGACTATAGGTTCCGGAACATTTATACCTGGATTTGAAGATCAGTTAGTTGGTGTAGCTGCAGGAAATACTGTTGATGTAAATGTTACATTCCCTGAGGATTATCACGAAGAAAGCCTTAAAGGCAAACCAGCGCTTTTTAAGGTTACTGTAAAAGAAGTAAAATATAAAGAATTACCAGAGCTTGATGATGAATTTGCTAAGGATGTTTCAGAGTTTGACACATTAGATGAGTTAAAACAGGATATTAGGAAGAAGCTTGAAGAAGAAAATGCTTTAAAGGCTAAGAAGGAATACGAAGATAAGGTTATAAATAAGGTTGTTGAAGCAGCAGAGGTTGATATTCCTGATGTAATGATAGAAAAAGAAATAGACTTTATGATAAATGATTTTAGCTATAGATTAAAATATCAAGGACTTGATATTAAAAAGTATGCTGAATTAATTGGAACAACAGTTGAAGGTTTAAGGGAACAGTTTAAAGAGCCTGCAAAACAAAGAGTTAAAAATAAACTTGTCCTCGAAGCTATTGCAAAGGCAGAAAATATAAAGGCAAGTGAAGATGAAATTGAAAAGAGAGCAGAAGAAATAGCAAAATATTATGGAAGCAAGGACCTTGAAAAAATGAAAGAAGCTATATTAATGACAGAAAAAAATATAATTGAAGATGAAATTGTAAATAATAAAGTTATTGACTTCGTTGTGGAGTCAAGTAAAGCTATTTAA
- a CDS encoding ComEC/Rec2 family competence protein, translated as MKIKKILSVLLMLFIILLSSCVTGEEIKNISDSVNHSNGSVNENLIVSIIDVGQGDSILIKTPKGKYVLIDSGSQNEKEKFFKFISRQNINSFEVVVATHPHEDHIGNLDEVITNYNVENIYMPKVTSNTSTFRNLMTAIKNKGLKVKNAFAGVSFDIDGVKFAFLAPNSQKYDELNNYSAVLKVTYKDKSFLLMGDAEKLSENEILKNAMGLNADVIKVGHHGSSSSSSKAFINAVSPKYAVISCGKNNDYGHPHRETLKLLSDMKIKTFRTDIDGTIIFTTNGNDIKTSTIN; from the coding sequence ATGAAGATAAAAAAAATATTATCAGTTTTATTAATGCTTTTTATAATTTTGCTATCATCATGTGTTACAGGTGAAGAAATAAAAAATATTTCTGATTCTGTAAATCATAGTAATGGGAGTGTAAATGAAAATCTTATTGTTTCTATTATCGATGTTGGGCAAGGAGATTCAATATTAATAAAAACACCTAAAGGCAAATATGTACTTATAGATTCAGGGTCACAAAATGAAAAGGAGAAGTTTTTTAAATTTATAAGCAGGCAAAACATTAACAGCTTTGAAGTTGTAGTTGCTACTCATCCTCATGAAGATCATATTGGAAATCTTGATGAAGTAATCACTAATTATAATGTTGAAAATATATATATGCCAAAGGTTACATCTAACACATCAACGTTTAGAAATCTTATGACAGCAATTAAGAATAAGGGTTTAAAAGTTAAAAATGCTTTTGCTGGTGTAAGCTTTGATATAGATGGAGTAAAATTTGCATTTTTAGCTCCTAATAGTCAAAAATATGATGAGCTTAATAATTACAGTGCTGTTCTTAAGGTAACTTACAAAGATAAATCATTTTTACTTATGGGAGATGCTGAGAAACTTTCAGAAAATGAAATTTTAAAAAATGCTATGGGTTTAAATGCAGATGTTATAAAAGTTGGTCATCATGGAAGCAGTTCATCTTCATCGAAGGCTTTTATAAATGCTGTATCTCCCAAATATGCAGTTATTTCTTGTGGAAAAAATAATGATTATGGACACCCTCATAGGGAAACGTTAAAACTCCTTAGTGATATGAAAATAAAAACCTTTAGAACTGATATAGATGGGACGATAATATTTACAACAAATGGGAATGACATAAAAACTTCAACAATAAATTAG
- a CDS encoding sugar phosphate isomerase/epimerase family protein: MKVGISTACFYPHVNTEDTIKIISDLGFDLCEVFLEAECEMNYDFCLDLRDRADKLGVKIYSVHGFSAGFEPYLFDKYQRRKDEMEKRFRKMCEAANVLGAECYTFHGLRKTQETLDYKEVAEGMDYLCNISKEYGIKIAWENVAWCRTSDLSFIRDVTKNMKNDIYYTLDIKQAIRSGKSPFDYLKLYNQKLINVHINDAGYGFTCLLPGKGQMNLEGIVKHVKSINEDIPFIIELYRENYNTYEDLKIAKKYIEELGDNE; encoded by the coding sequence ATGAAGGTTGGAATTTCTACGGCTTGCTTTTATCCTCATGTAAATACTGAGGACACAATTAAAATTATAAGTGATTTGGGTTTTGATTTATGTGAGGTATTTCTTGAAGCAGAATGTGAAATGAATTATGATTTTTGTTTAGATTTGAGAGATAGGGCAGACAAACTTGGTGTAAAAATTTATTCAGTACATGGATTTTCAGCAGGATTTGAACCATATTTGTTTGATAAGTATCAGAGAAGAAAAGATGAGATGGAAAAAAGGTTTAGGAAAATGTGTGAAGCTGCAAATGTACTTGGAGCTGAGTGCTATACCTTTCATGGTCTTAGAAAAACTCAGGAGACATTAGATTATAAGGAAGTTGCAGAGGGTATGGACTATCTATGCAATATATCAAAGGAGTATGGTATAAAAATAGCATGGGAAAATGTTGCTTGGTGTAGAACAAGCGATTTATCCTTCATTAGAGATGTTACTAAAAATATGAAAAATGATATATATTATACTCTTGATATAAAACAAGCAATAAGAAGCGGAAAAAGTCCCTTTGATTATCTAAAATTATATAATCAAAAACTTATCAATGTCCATATAAATGATGCAGGATATGGTTTTACGTGCCTTTTGCCAGGAAAAGGTCAGATGAATTTAGAAGGCATTGTAAAACATGTAAAAAGTATAAATGAAGATATTCCATTTATAATTGAACTATACAGGGAAAACTATAATACTTATGAGGATTTAAAAATTGCTAAAAAGTATATTGAAGAGTTAGGTGATAATGAATGA
- a CDS encoding metallophosphoesterase, with protein MRIGVVSDSHGNLYMLEKAIKMMEPLDLIIHLGDDYRDIIKLKEKYKLPIEYVSGNNDFGTEKIAEKVINIRGKNIFITHGHRYNVYYGIDSLYFKALEVNAQLVLYGHTHVQDINNSFGVVFLNPGSVSRPRDGKPGCAMILIDDKGDVDFKLFRFEC; from the coding sequence ATGCGTATAGGAGTAGTTAGTGATTCACATGGCAATCTATATATGCTTGAAAAGGCTATTAAGATGATGGAGCCCCTTGATTTAATTATTCATTTAGGAGATGATTACAGGGATATAATTAAACTAAAAGAAAAGTATAAATTGCCAATTGAATATGTTAGCGGTAATAATGATTTTGGAACAGAGAAAATAGCAGAAAAAGTGATAAATATCAGGGGAAAGAATATATTTATTACACATGGTCATAGATATAACGTTTATTATGGAATAGATAGTCTTTATTTTAAAGCTCTTGAAGTTAATGCACAGCTTGTTTTATATGGCCATACTCATGTTCAGGACATAAATAATAGTTTTGGTGTTGTTTTTTTAAATCCTGGTAGTGTATCAAGACCAAGGGATGGTAAGCCAGGTTGTGCAATGATTTTAATAGATGATAAAGGGGATGTAGATTTTAAGCTTTTCAGGTTTGAGTGCTGA
- a CDS encoding XTP/dITP diphosphatase, which yields MRLNKIIIASNNRHKVEEIKNILKDYNIEILSLKDAGIELEVEENGKTFEENAYIKAKAVVDLTGIAAIGDDSGLEVEALNGAPGIYSARFAGEQGNYKKNNEKLLHLMKDVPLEKRGARFVTVIALLTPEGDKIFARGEIKGIIGFEEKGCNGFGYDPLFIVPELNKTFAQLSSEEKNKISHRARALHDLKEKLQLKG from the coding sequence ATGAGATTAAACAAGATAATAATAGCCAGCAATAACAGGCATAAGGTTGAGGAAATAAAGAATATTTTAAAGGATTATAACATTGAAATATTATCATTAAAGGATGCAGGAATAGAATTAGAAGTAGAGGAAAATGGGAAAACCTTTGAAGAAAATGCTTATATCAAAGCTAAAGCTGTTGTAGATTTAACGGGGATTGCAGCAATTGGTGATGATTCAGGACTTGAAGTTGAGGCGTTAAATGGAGCCCCTGGAATATATTCAGCAAGGTTTGCAGGTGAGCAGGGAAATTATAAAAAGAATAATGAAAAGCTTTTACATCTTATGAAAGATGTGCCTTTGGAGAAAAGAGGAGCAAGGTTTGTAACTGTTATAGCTTTATTGACACCTGAGGGGGATAAGATTTTTGCAAGAGGAGAAATAAAAGGAATTATTGGTTTTGAAGAGAAAGGATGTAATGGTTTTGGATATGATCCTCTTTTTATAGTTCCAGAACTTAATAAAACTTTTGCACAGCTATCGTCAGAAGAAAAAAATAAGATTAGTCATCGTGCAAGGGCTTTACATGATTTAAAGGAAAAACTACAACTTAAAGGCTAA
- the rph gene encoding ribonuclease PH, whose amino-acid sequence MARIDGRQNDELRTYKITRNYIMHAEGSVLVESGNTKVICTASIEDKVPPFLKGTGEGWITCEYGMLPRSTHVRKQREVTKGRIDGRTAEIQRIIGRALRSVVNLKVLGEKTIWIDCDVIQADGGTRTAAITGAFIALVDAINKLNETSNFPIYPINSYIAAVSVGIVENEVMIDLCFEEDSKAIVDMNVVMTDKGEFVEIQGTGENNPFSLQELNKLIEYAHKGIEKIISIQKDCLGDDGKRIGTGGENNEIKQDNNSQQ is encoded by the coding sequence ATGGCCAGAATTGATGGAAGACAAAATGATGAACTAAGGACATACAAAATAACAAGAAATTATATTATGCATGCAGAAGGTTCTGTACTTGTTGAGTCAGGTAATACAAAAGTTATTTGCACTGCTTCGATTGAAGATAAAGTACCTCCTTTTTTAAAGGGTACAGGGGAAGGATGGATTACTTGTGAATACGGCATGCTTCCAAGATCAACTCATGTTAGAAAGCAAAGGGAGGTTACAAAAGGTAGGATAGATGGAAGAACAGCTGAAATACAAAGGATAATAGGAAGAGCTTTAAGATCGGTTGTTAATTTAAAAGTACTTGGTGAAAAAACTATATGGATAGATTGTGATGTTATACAAGCAGATGGAGGAACACGTACGGCAGCAATTACAGGGGCTTTTATTGCTCTTGTTGATGCGATAAATAAATTAAATGAAACATCTAATTTTCCAATATATCCAATTAATAGCTACATAGCAGCAGTAAGTGTTGGAATAGTTGAGAATGAAGTTATGATTGATTTGTGCTTTGAAGAAGATTCAAAGGCAATAGTTGATATGAATGTTGTAATGACAGATAAGGGAGAATTTGTTGAGATACAGGGTACAGGAGAGAACAATCCTTTTTCGTTACAGGAATTAAATAAACTTATAGAATACGCACATAAAGGAATAGAAAAGATTATATCAATTCAAAAGGACTGTCTTGGAGATGATGGTAAAAGAATCGGGACCGGAGGAGAAAACAATGAGATTAAACAAGATAATAATAGCCAGCAATAA
- a CDS encoding AIR synthase family protein, giving the protein MKCGKLSNDVLNDIIIKGIKKKNKDIIVGPKVGEDCSIIKFGEDICVLTTDPITAAKNNAGRIGVHICCNDIASSGVRPIGILITILAPTECSIDDIKKVMDEINNACEELNIDVLGGHTEITDAVNKIVLSLTAIGKGINGKYITTSGAQLGDDIVVAGYAASEGTAIIASDYYEQLRGKINDDILIKAQSFINDISVVKIGFVASEFGVNAMHDATEGGVLGAIWEVTEASDKGAYIYKDKIPVREETKIICKELNIDPLRLISSGCMIISCCNGDGLVKRLKECGIEAEVVGKIIKEGRILFSEGKEIELFPPDSDEIYKVSL; this is encoded by the coding sequence ATGAAATGTGGTAAACTTAGTAATGATGTACTAAATGATATAATAATAAAGGGTATAAAAAAGAAAAACAAAGACATTATAGTTGGACCAAAAGTCGGAGAAGACTGCTCAATAATAAAATTTGGAGAAGATATATGTGTGCTGACAACAGATCCCATTACTGCTGCTAAAAATAATGCAGGTAGAATAGGAGTACATATTTGCTGCAATGATATAGCTTCATCAGGGGTAAGACCTATTGGAATACTAATTACAATACTTGCACCAACAGAATGCAGCATTGATGATATAAAAAAGGTGATGGATGAGATAAATAATGCGTGTGAAGAATTAAATATAGATGTTTTAGGAGGGCATACAGAGATTACTGATGCTGTAAATAAAATTGTACTTTCATTAACAGCAATAGGGAAAGGTATTAACGGAAAATACATAACAACTTCTGGTGCACAGCTTGGCGATGATATAGTAGTTGCAGGATATGCAGCTTCTGAAGGTACTGCAATAATTGCAAGCGATTATTATGAACAGTTGAGAGGTAAAATAAATGATGATATACTAATAAAGGCACAAAGTTTTATTAATGATATTAGTGTTGTAAAGATTGGATTTGTTGCATCTGAATTTGGAGTTAATGCGATGCACGATGCTACTGAAGGTGGAGTATTAGGAGCAATATGGGAAGTAACTGAGGCAAGTGATAAGGGTGCCTATATCTATAAAGATAAAATTCCTGTAAGGGAAGAAACCAAAATAATATGCAAAGAATTAAATATAGATCCATTAAGGCTTATATCCAGCGGGTGCATGATAATTAGCTGCTGTAATGGAGATGGGCTTGTTAAAAGATTAAAAGAATGTGGAATAGAGGCAGAAGTTGTAGGCAAAATAATAAAAGAAGGAAGGATTCTTTTTTCTGAGGGTAAAGAAATAGAGCTTTTTCCTCCAGATTCAGATGAGATTTACAAAGTAAGTCTATAA
- a CDS encoding hydroxymyristoyl-ACP dehydratase, whose translation MTNINCSANCIHEKNGKCTLNHVSITQSVMGHGTDCAYFSPRDLKSDAPPEKV comes from the coding sequence ATGACAAATATTAACTGCTCAGCAAACTGCATTCATGAAAAGAACGGAAAATGCACCTTAAACCATGTAAGTATTACCCAAAGCGTAATGGGGCATGGAACAGACTGTGCATATTTTTCTCCAAGAGATTTAAAGTCAGATGCTCCTCCTGAAAAAGTTTAA